Proteins encoded together in one Luteimonas fraxinea window:
- a CDS encoding YqgE/AlgH family protein: MSFFANQMLVALPALQDPNFSRTVALICQHDGDGAMGVVINRPSEYTFGDLLDQMNILLRDERLRDHRVLAGGPVHPERGFVLHDGEGGWDSSLAISEGLHVTTSRDVLEAMAAGDGPEHATVALGCAGWGKGQLERELTQHSWLTVPSDAQLIFETPLDARWQAAAGRIGVDMMHIASHSGRA, from the coding sequence ATGTCGTTCTTCGCCAACCAGATGCTGGTCGCGCTGCCCGCGCTCCAGGATCCCAATTTCTCGCGGACCGTCGCGCTGATCTGTCAGCACGACGGCGACGGGGCGATGGGTGTGGTTATCAACCGGCCCTCCGAATACACCTTCGGCGACCTGCTCGACCAGATGAATATCCTGCTGCGCGACGAGCGCCTGCGGGACCATCGCGTGCTGGCAGGTGGCCCGGTGCATCCGGAACGCGGCTTCGTGCTGCATGACGGTGAGGGCGGCTGGGATTCGAGCCTGGCGATCAGCGAGGGTCTGCACGTGACCACGTCGCGCGACGTACTCGAAGCGATGGCGGCTGGCGACGGTCCGGAACACGCGACCGTCGCGCTCGGTTGCGCCGGTTGGGGCAAGGGCCAGCTGGAACGCGAGCTCACCCAGCACAGCTGGCTGACCGTGCCGTCGGATGCACAGCTGATTTTCGAGACGCCTCTCGACGCGCGCTGGCAGGCGGCCGCCGGCCGCATCGGCGTCGACATGATGCACATCGCCAGCCACAGCGGCCGCGCATGA
- a CDS encoding DUF1294 domain-containing protein: MRARAGFGRIERWDDARGFGFITPEDAAADGPDRLFFHVRDFDRSGARPGAGARVRYTPERQADGRWRAVHVAAVGTAQSPRTARATSKRRDGRASSAPAGGMRGLLIAIAAWCALLGYGVVSGRLPHLALAALAGLNVLTAAAYALDKHAARQGRWRTPEAHLHLLELLGGWPAAGFAQQLLRHKRAKPAYRQVFVAMVVLHLLALGLWTFA; the protein is encoded by the coding sequence ATGCGCGCACGTGCCGGATTCGGACGGATCGAACGCTGGGACGACGCGCGCGGCTTCGGTTTCATCACGCCCGAAGACGCTGCTGCCGATGGACCGGATCGTCTGTTCTTCCACGTTCGCGATTTCGATCGCAGCGGCGCACGCCCGGGCGCGGGAGCACGTGTGCGCTACACGCCGGAGCGGCAGGCCGACGGACGCTGGCGCGCGGTCCACGTCGCCGCAGTCGGCACCGCGCAATCACCGCGCACGGCACGCGCCACGTCGAAGCGCCGCGATGGACGTGCATCGTCCGCACCGGCGGGCGGCATGCGCGGACTGCTGATCGCGATCGCCGCCTGGTGTGCGTTGCTCGGATACGGGGTCGTGTCCGGACGCCTGCCGCACCTCGCACTCGCCGCGCTCGCCGGCCTCAATGTGCTGACTGCAGCCGCCTACGCACTCGACAAACACGCCGCACGCCAAGGACGCTGGCGCACGCCCGAGGCGCATCTGCATCTGCTCGAACTGCTCGGCGGCTGGCCCGCCGCAGGGTTCGCGCAGCAGCTGCTGCGTCACAAACGCGCCAAACCAGCCTACCGTCAGGTGTTCGTCGCGATGGTCGTCCTGCACCTGCTGGCGCTGGGTCTGTGGACCTTCGCCTGA
- a CDS encoding amino acid permease, with amino-acid sequence MSSNDPDASLPAQAAAAPAHALTPRQLVMMGLGSAIGAGLFLGSGVGIQTAGPAVLVSYLIAGALVIVVMHALGEMAAAKPASGAFSVYAADAMGPVAGATVGWLWWLQVVIVIAAEAVGAAGLLASIWTSLSVPGLAVCFMVVFTAINLLGVRNFGEFEFWFAILKVIAILAFIAIGIALIAGWLPAVASPGLSNLLGPDGFAPRGWAGIGAALLVVVFAFGGTEIVAIAAAETNDPAKSLARAIRTVAWRILVFYLGSIAVIVAVVPWDSPALSSPFAAVLQVARIPGAATAITLVAVIALLSALNANLYGASRMIWSLGRRGDAPAVLGRSDRRNVPIAAVVASVTFGFAAAALELAFPQRVLPVLLNIVGATCLLVWTLALVSQYILRRRADRANSPLPFRMRAFPVPTLAALSVLAVIFAMLIASPDTRAQFLSMAALTLAIAGLNALAQRLRRTPSAG; translated from the coding sequence ATGTCTTCGAACGATCCCGATGCTTCCCTGCCGGCGCAGGCCGCCGCCGCGCCCGCGCACGCACTGACCCCGCGTCAGCTGGTGATGATGGGTCTGGGCAGTGCGATCGGCGCCGGCCTGTTCCTCGGCTCCGGCGTCGGCATCCAGACCGCCGGTCCCGCCGTGCTCGTGTCGTATCTGATCGCCGGCGCGCTGGTGATCGTGGTGATGCATGCGCTGGGCGAGATGGCCGCGGCCAAGCCCGCCAGCGGCGCATTCTCGGTGTACGCGGCCGATGCGATGGGCCCGGTCGCCGGCGCGACCGTGGGCTGGCTGTGGTGGTTGCAGGTGGTGATCGTGATCGCCGCCGAAGCGGTCGGCGCGGCGGGGTTGCTCGCCTCGATCTGGACGTCGCTGTCGGTACCCGGTCTCGCGGTGTGTTTCATGGTGGTGTTCACCGCGATCAATCTGCTGGGCGTGCGCAACTTCGGCGAGTTCGAATTCTGGTTCGCGATCCTCAAGGTCATCGCGATCCTCGCCTTCATCGCGATCGGCATCGCCCTGATCGCCGGCTGGTTGCCAGCGGTGGCATCTCCGGGCCTGTCGAATCTGCTGGGCCCCGATGGCTTCGCGCCGCGCGGCTGGGCTGGCATCGGCGCAGCATTGCTGGTCGTGGTGTTCGCGTTTGGCGGCACCGAGATCGTCGCGATCGCGGCGGCGGAAACCAACGATCCGGCGAAGAGCCTCGCGCGTGCGATCCGTACCGTCGCATGGCGGATTCTCGTGTTCTATCTCGGCTCGATCGCAGTGATCGTCGCCGTGGTGCCGTGGGACAGCCCGGCGCTGTCGTCGCCGTTCGCGGCCGTGCTGCAGGTCGCGCGCATTCCGGGCGCGGCGACCGCGATCACCCTTGTTGCGGTGATCGCGCTGCTCTCGGCGCTCAACGCCAATCTCTATGGCGCCTCGCGGATGATCTGGTCGCTGGGTCGTCGCGGCGATGCGCCGGCGGTGCTCGGTCGCAGCGACCGTCGCAACGTGCCGATCGCCGCCGTCGTCGCCAGCGTGACCTTCGGGTTCGCCGCCGCCGCGCTGGAACTCGCATTCCCGCAGCGGGTACTGCCGGTGCTGCTCAATATCGTCGGCGCGACCTGCCTGCTGGTGTGGACGCTGGCGCTGGTCTCGCAGTACATCTTGCGTCGCCGCGCCGATCGCGCGAATTCACCGCTGCCGTTCCGCATGCGCGCATTCCCGGTGCCCACGCTCGCCGCGCTGTCGGTGCTCGCGGTGATCTTCGCGATGCTGATCGCCTCGCCGGACACACGCGCGCAGTTCCTGTCGATGGCCGCGCTCACGCTGGCCATCGCCGGCCTCAATGCGCTGGCGCAACGTCTACGGCGGACACCGTCGGCAGGCTGA
- a CDS encoding type IV pilus twitching motility protein PilT, with amino-acid sequence MDIAELLAFSVKNKASDLHLSAGLPPMIRVDGDVRRINIPALEHKQVHALIYDIMSDKQRRDFEEFLEVDFSFEIPGLARFRVNAFNQNRGAGAVFRTIPSEVLTLEDLNCPPIFRQLIDQPQGLILVTGPTGSGKSTTLAAMIDHINKNEYAHILSVEDPIEFVHTSQKCLINQREVHRDTHGFNEALRSALREDPDYILVGELRDLETIRLALTAAETGHLVFGTLHTSSAAKTIDRIIDVFPSGEKPMVRSMLSESLRAVISQSLLKKVGGGRTAAWEIMTGIPAIRNLIREDKVAQMYSAIQTGQQYGMQTLDQHLQDLVKRGLITRPAAKEYAKDKRLFE; translated from the coding sequence ATGGATATCGCCGAACTGTTGGCGTTCTCGGTCAAGAACAAGGCGTCGGACCTGCATCTGTCCGCGGGATTGCCGCCGATGATCCGCGTCGACGGCGACGTGCGCCGCATCAACATCCCCGCGCTCGAGCACAAGCAGGTGCACGCGCTGATCTACGACATCATGTCGGACAAGCAGCGTCGCGACTTCGAAGAATTCCTCGAGGTCGACTTCTCGTTCGAGATTCCGGGCCTGGCCCGCTTCCGCGTCAACGCGTTCAACCAGAACCGCGGCGCCGGTGCGGTGTTCCGTACGATTCCTTCGGAAGTGCTGACCCTCGAAGACCTGAACTGTCCGCCGATCTTCCGCCAGCTGATCGACCAGCCGCAGGGTCTGATCCTGGTGACCGGCCCGACCGGCTCGGGCAAGTCGACCACGCTCGCGGCGATGATCGACCACATCAACAAGAACGAATACGCGCACATCCTCTCGGTCGAGGATCCGATCGAATTCGTGCACACCTCGCAGAAGTGCCTGATCAACCAGCGCGAAGTGCACCGCGACACGCACGGCTTCAACGAGGCGCTGCGCTCGGCGCTGCGCGAAGACCCCGACTACATCCTGGTCGGCGAGTTGCGCGATCTGGAAACCATCCGTCTGGCGTTGACCGCCGCGGAAACCGGCCATCTGGTGTTCGGCACCCTGCACACCTCCAGCGCGGCCAAGACCATCGACCGCATCATCGACGTGTTCCCCTCTGGCGAGAAGCCGATGGTGCGTTCGATGCTGTCGGAATCCCTGCGCGCGGTGATCTCGCAGTCGCTGCTGAAGAAGGTCGGCGGTGGTCGTACTGCGGCCTGGGAAATCATGACCGGCATCCCGGCGATCCGGAATTTGATCCGCGAGGACAAGGTCGCGCAGATGTATTCGGCCATCCAGACCGGCCAGCAGTACGGCATGCAGACGCTCGACCAGCACCTGCAGGATCTGGTCAAGCGCGGCCTGATCACGCGCCCGGCCGCGAAGGAATACGCCAAGGACAAGCGTCTGTTCGAGTGA
- the ruvX gene encoding Holliday junction resolvase RuvX — protein sequence MSDTPTPAIRRDGTVLGFDVGSRRIGVAVGSAFGHGARALAVIDVHGEQIDWQGVDRLQKEWRPDGMIVGDPMTLEGGDQPARARAHAFARELVARYRLPVVLVDERASSIEAAQRFAIDRAEGRRKRRDAAALDAVAAAVIVERWLASPDDGVPV from the coding sequence ATGAGCGACACGCCCACGCCGGCGATCCGCCGCGATGGCACGGTGCTCGGCTTCGACGTCGGCTCGCGCCGTATCGGTGTGGCTGTCGGCAGTGCTTTTGGTCACGGCGCGCGTGCGCTTGCGGTGATCGATGTGCATGGCGAGCAGATCGACTGGCAGGGCGTCGACCGCCTGCAGAAGGAATGGCGGCCTGACGGCATGATCGTCGGCGATCCGATGACGCTCGAAGGCGGCGATCAGCCGGCCCGTGCACGTGCCCACGCATTCGCGCGGGAACTGGTCGCGCGGTATCGATTGCCTGTGGTGTTGGTAGACGAACGCGCCAGCTCGATCGAAGCTGCGCAACGCTTCGCGATCGATCGCGCCGAAGGCCGACGCAAGCGTCGCGACGCCGCGGCGCTCGATGCGGTCGCGGCCGCTGTAATCGTCGAGCGCTGGCTGGCGTCACCGGATGACGGCGTCCCGGTCTGA
- a CDS encoding YggS family pyridoxal phosphate-dependent enzyme yields MSRLHNAATAAVRPVPPRLLAVGKLHPADAIATLAAAGQRAFGENYVQEAAGKIEALAGLGLEWHLIGHLQSNKAKQAAELFDWVQTVDRMKLVQALATHRPAARGALNVLVQVNIDDESSKHGCVPSEVPALVAAIRAAPSLRLRGLMAIPAPHAEPERRRDAFARMRRLFDTAAGQDPGIDTLSMGMSDDLELAISEGATMVRVGSALFGARPAH; encoded by the coding sequence ATGTCGCGTCTCCACAACGCGGCCACCGCCGCCGTGCGGCCAGTACCGCCGCGTCTGCTGGCGGTCGGCAAACTGCATCCCGCCGATGCCATCGCCACGCTCGCCGCTGCGGGCCAGCGCGCGTTCGGCGAAAACTACGTGCAGGAGGCTGCGGGCAAGATCGAAGCGCTGGCCGGACTCGGGCTGGAATGGCATCTGATCGGCCACCTGCAGTCGAACAAGGCGAAGCAGGCCGCCGAGCTGTTCGACTGGGTGCAGACCGTCGACCGGATGAAACTGGTCCAGGCCCTGGCCACGCACCGCCCGGCCGCACGCGGTGCGCTGAACGTGCTGGTGCAGGTCAACATCGACGACGAGTCGAGCAAGCACGGCTGCGTACCGTCCGAAGTGCCGGCGCTGGTCGCCGCGATCCGCGCGGCGCCGTCGCTGCGATTGCGCGGGCTGATGGCGATTCCCGCGCCGCATGCTGAACCCGAACGGCGCCGCGATGCCTTCGCGCGCATGCGCCGGCTGTTCGACACCGCGGCCGGGCAGGACCCGGGCATCGACACGCTGTCGATGGGCATGAGCGACGACCTGGAACTCGCGATCAGCGAGGGCGCGACGATGGTGCGCGTCGGCTCGGCCCTGTTCGGCGCACGCCCCGCGCACTGA
- a CDS encoding DNA-3-methyladenine glycosylase I — translation MSGYCDIAPGHAVHGPYHDTEYGFPQREEAVLFERLLLEINQAGLSWETILRKRDGFRAAYDGFDVDKVAAYGETDRARLLGDAAIIRNRLKVDAAIHNAQVIQGLRDSDGGFVEWLDAHTTEDGAPRDKASWVKLFKKTFRFTGGEITGEFLMSLGYLPGAHRPDCPVMRDIAKAKRAASGASRPTS, via the coding sequence ATGAGCGGCTATTGCGACATCGCCCCGGGCCATGCGGTCCACGGCCCCTATCACGACACCGAGTACGGATTTCCGCAACGCGAGGAGGCGGTGCTGTTCGAGCGTCTGCTGCTGGAAATCAACCAGGCCGGACTGAGCTGGGAAACCATCCTGCGCAAGCGCGACGGATTCCGCGCGGCCTATGACGGCTTCGATGTCGACAAAGTCGCCGCCTACGGCGAGACGGATCGTGCGCGCCTGCTCGGCGACGCCGCGATCATCCGCAACCGGCTCAAGGTCGACGCCGCGATCCACAACGCACAGGTGATCCAAGGCCTCCGCGACAGCGACGGCGGCTTTGTCGAATGGCTGGACGCACATACGACCGAAGACGGCGCGCCGCGCGACAAGGCCTCATGGGTCAAGCTGTTCAAGAAGACCTTCCGCTTCACCGGCGGCGAGATCACCGGCGAGTTCCTGATGAGCCTGGGCTACCTGCCGGGCGCGCATCGACCGGATTGCCCGGTGATGCGGGATATCGCGAAGGCGAAGCGCGCGGCTTCGGGTGCATCGCGCCCGACAAGCTGA
- a CDS encoding prolyl oligopeptidase family serine peptidase: MSNVSHSSARRRLLRGLALAGGAAVLSGCVSALPASGPAPGRFVRRELTSNGRRYAYQVFVPSAQLPRPLPAVLFLHGSGERGDDGEKQIHAGLGPYVRAHAADFPALVVFPQSPEGESWEGDTAMMALATLDAATAEFDGDRSRTSLTGMSRGGYGTWSLALREPTRFAALVPVCGGITPPGSRPDLEDLFVESTRAAGDPFAEAARRLRDIPVWIFHGALDDVVLPEQSRRMHVALRDVGADVRYTEFPDANHNSWDATYRTEALWPWLFAQKR, translated from the coding sequence ATGTCCAACGTCTCCCATTCCAGTGCACGCCGCCGCCTGCTGCGCGGCCTCGCCCTCGCCGGCGGTGCCGCTGTGCTGTCGGGCTGCGTGAGCGCATTGCCTGCGTCTGGCCCGGCGCCGGGCCGCTTCGTGCGCCGCGAGCTCACCTCCAACGGCCGCCGCTACGCCTACCAGGTCTTCGTGCCGTCGGCGCAGCTGCCGCGTCCGCTGCCGGCGGTGCTGTTCCTGCACGGCTCGGGCGAGCGCGGCGATGACGGCGAGAAGCAGATCCACGCCGGACTCGGGCCCTACGTGCGCGCGCACGCGGCGGATTTCCCGGCGCTGGTGGTGTTCCCGCAATCACCCGAAGGCGAATCCTGGGAAGGCGACACCGCCATGATGGCGCTGGCGACGCTCGATGCGGCGACCGCGGAATTCGACGGCGACCGCAGCCGCACCTCGCTGACCGGCATGTCGCGCGGCGGCTATGGCACCTGGTCGCTGGCACTGCGCGAGCCGACACGCTTCGCTGCGCTGGTGCCGGTCTGCGGCGGCATCACCCCGCCCGGCTCGCGGCCCGATCTCGAGGATCTGTTCGTCGAATCCACGCGCGCGGCCGGCGATCCGTTCGCCGAGGCCGCGCGTCGCCTGCGCGATATTCCGGTCTGGATCTTCCACGGCGCACTCGACGACGTGGTGCTGCCGGAACAGTCGCGGCGCATGCACGTCGCGCTGCGCGATGTCGGCGCCGACGTGCGCTACACCGAGTTTCCCGACGCCAATCACAACAGCTGGGATGCGACCTACCGCACCGAGGCGCTATGGCCGTGGCTGTTCGCGCAGAAGCGCTGA
- a CDS encoding FKBP-type peptidyl-prolyl cis-trans isomerase, translated as MEIAHRRVATVHFTLSDDSGQRITTTRGHDPLVYMHGNGSIIVGLEEALEGRKAGESFTVDIPPERGFGPRHDSLVQTLPRTMFNGSATPAIGEKLRAQTEKGPLDVVVTALDDSQITVDGNNPLAGRVLRADVEVVGVRVATPDELQFGL; from the coding sequence ATGGAAATCGCCCACCGCCGCGTTGCCACCGTGCACTTCACCCTGTCCGATGACAGCGGCCAGCGCATCACCACCACCCGCGGCCACGATCCGCTGGTCTACATGCACGGCAACGGCTCGATCATCGTCGGGTTGGAAGAAGCCCTAGAAGGCAGGAAGGCCGGCGAAAGCTTCACCGTCGACATCCCGCCCGAGCGCGGATTCGGTCCGCGCCACGACAGCCTCGTGCAGACCCTGCCGCGCACGATGTTCAACGGCAGCGCCACGCCTGCGATCGGCGAAAAGTTGCGCGCGCAGACCGAAAAAGGGCCGCTGGACGTGGTCGTGACCGCGCTCGACGACAGCCAGATCACCGTCGACGGCAACAATCCGCTGGCCGGGCGCGTGCTGCGCGCGGACGTGGAAGTCGTCGGGGTGCGGGTGGCGACGCCCGACGAGCTCCAGTTCGGGCTCTGA
- a CDS encoding superoxide dismutase yields the protein MAYTLPELGYAYDALEPYIDAKTMEIHHTKHHQTYINNANAALEGTQWADKSAEELIADLDALPEDKRGPLRNNAGGHANHSLFWTVMSPKGGGNPVGDVAKHIDSDLGGFDAFKEAFTKAALTRFGSGWAWLSVDKSGVLKVESSANQDNPLMKGFGSGNTPILGLDVWEHAYYLNYQNRRPDYIAAFYNVVDWNEVERRYQEAIKG from the coding sequence ATGGCCTACACCCTCCCCGAGCTGGGTTACGCGTACGACGCGCTCGAGCCGTATATCGATGCCAAGACGATGGAAATCCATCACACCAAGCATCACCAGACCTACATCAACAACGCCAACGCCGCGCTGGAAGGCACGCAGTGGGCGGACAAATCGGCTGAAGAGCTCATCGCCGATCTCGACGCGTTGCCGGAAGACAAACGCGGCCCGCTGCGCAACAACGCCGGCGGCCACGCCAACCACTCGCTGTTCTGGACGGTGATGTCGCCCAAGGGCGGCGGCAACCCGGTCGGCGACGTCGCCAAGCACATCGACAGCGACCTCGGCGGCTTCGATGCGTTCAAGGAAGCCTTCACCAAGGCAGCCCTAACGCGCTTCGGCAGCGGCTGGGCCTGGCTGTCGGTCGACAAGTCCGGCGTGCTGAAGGTCGAAAGCAGCGCCAACCAGGACAACCCCCTGATGAAAGGCTTCGGCTCGGGCAACACCCCGATCCTCGGCCTCGACGTCTGGGAGCACGCGTACTACCTGAACTACCAGAACCGTCGCCCCGACTACATCGCCGCGTTCTACAACGTCGTCGACTGGAACGAAGTCGAGCGTCGCTACCAGGAAGCGATCAAGGGCTGA
- a CDS encoding aspartate carbamoyltransferase catalytic subunit encodes MTSAPDAQIDATGRLRHLLTLDGLPRATLEALLDRAQAMADAGEVNARLAGIAVCTLFFEPSTRTRLSFQRATQRLGANVLGFDASTSSTTKGETALDTFRNIEAMGVRGFVVRHSDDGAVAALASAAAPDTALINAGDGRSAHPTQGLLDMLTLRQAKGTDFSGLKVVIVGDVRHSRVARSDLHALRTLGAGEIRVCGPASLLPDAALLSGCTVSHDLDAALEGVDAVMMLRLQRERMAEGLVDSLEDYHRDYGLDARRLRRAAGDAVVLHPGPMNRGVEIDDDVADGPQSLILRQVANGVAARMAVLETLLG; translated from the coding sequence ATGACTTCTGCTCCCGATGCCCAGATCGACGCGACCGGCCGTCTGCGCCATCTGCTGACGCTCGACGGCCTGCCGCGCGCGACGCTCGAAGCGCTGCTCGACCGGGCGCAGGCGATGGCCGACGCCGGCGAAGTCAACGCGCGGCTGGCCGGCATCGCGGTCTGTACGCTGTTCTTCGAACCCTCCACGCGCACGCGGCTGAGCTTCCAGCGCGCCACCCAGCGCCTCGGCGCGAACGTGCTCGGCTTCGATGCGTCGACCTCGTCGACGACCAAGGGCGAGACCGCGCTCGATACCTTCCGCAACATCGAGGCGATGGGTGTGCGCGGTTTCGTCGTGCGGCATTCCGACGATGGCGCGGTCGCCGCGCTCGCATCCGCCGCCGCGCCGGACACCGCGCTCATCAATGCCGGCGACGGCCGCAGCGCGCATCCCACCCAGGGCCTGCTCGACATGCTCACCCTGCGCCAGGCCAAGGGCACCGATTTCTCGGGCCTGAAGGTGGTCATCGTCGGTGACGTGCGGCATTCGCGCGTCGCGCGCAGTGATCTGCATGCGCTGCGTACGCTGGGTGCGGGCGAGATCCGTGTCTGCGGACCGGCCTCGCTGCTGCCCGATGCCGCGCTGCTGTCGGGTTGCACGGTGTCGCACGATCTCGACGCCGCGCTCGAAGGCGTCGACGCGGTGATGATGCTGCGGCTGCAGCGCGAGCGCATGGCCGAGGGACTGGTCGATTCGCTCGAGGACTACCACCGCGATTACGGTCTCGACGCGCGTCGCCTGCGCCGCGCCGCGGGTGACGCTGTGGTGCTGCATCCCGGGCCGATGAACCGTGGCGTCGAAATCGACGACGACGTCGCCGACGGTCCGCAGTCGCTGATCCTGCGTCAGGTCGCCAATGGCGTCGCCGCACGCATGGCAGTGCTGGAAACGCTGCTCGGCTGA
- a CDS encoding PilT/PilU family type 4a pilus ATPase, with translation MSSIDFTSFLKLMAHQKASDLFITAGMPPSIKVHGKISPITQNPLTPQQARDLVLNVMTPPQREEFEKTHECNFAIGVSGVGRFRISCFYQRNQVGMVLRRIETHIPSVEELNLPPIIKTLAMTKRGIVIFVGATGTGKSTSLAAMIGYRNQNSTGHIITIEDPIEFVHKHAGCIITQREVGIDTDSWDAALKNTLRQAPDVIMIGEVRTREGMDHAIAFAETGHLVLCTLHANNANQAMDRIINFFPEDRRNQLLMDLSLNLKGVVAQQLIPTPDGKGRRVAMEIMLGTPLVQDYIREGEIHKLKEVMKESTNLGMKTFDQALFELYQAGEISYEDALRYADSANEVRLRIKLAQGGDARTLSQGLDGVEVAEVR, from the coding sequence ATGAGCAGCATCGACTTCACCTCGTTCCTCAAGCTGATGGCCCATCAGAAGGCCTCGGATCTGTTCATCACTGCCGGCATGCCGCCGTCGATCAAGGTGCACGGCAAAATCTCGCCGATCACCCAGAACCCGCTGACGCCGCAGCAGGCGCGCGATCTGGTACTCAACGTGATGACCCCGCCGCAGCGCGAGGAATTCGAGAAGACCCACGAGTGCAACTTCGCGATCGGCGTCTCCGGCGTCGGCCGGTTCCGCATCTCGTGCTTCTACCAGCGCAACCAGGTCGGCATGGTGCTGCGTCGCATCGAGACGCACATCCCGAGCGTGGAAGAGCTCAACCTGCCGCCGATCATCAAGACGCTGGCGATGACCAAGCGCGGCATCGTGATCTTCGTCGGCGCAACCGGTACGGGTAAATCGACGTCGCTGGCGGCGATGATCGGCTACCGCAACCAGAACTCGACCGGCCACATCATCACGATCGAGGACCCGATCGAATTCGTGCACAAGCATGCGGGCTGCATCATCACCCAGCGCGAAGTCGGCATCGACACCGACAGCTGGGACGCCGCGCTGAAGAACACGCTGCGCCAGGCGCCGGACGTGATCATGATCGGCGAGGTGCGCACGCGCGAAGGCATGGACCACGCGATCGCCTTCGCCGAAACCGGCCATCTGGTGCTGTGCACGCTGCATGCGAACAACGCCAACCAGGCGATGGATCGCATCATCAACTTCTTCCCCGAAGACCGCCGCAACCAGCTGCTGATGGATCTGTCGTTGAACCTCAAGGGCGTGGTCGCGCAGCAGCTGATTCCGACGCCGGATGGCAAGGGCCGGCGCGTGGCGATGGAGATCATGCTCGGCACGCCGCTGGTGCAGGACTACATCCGCGAAGGCGAGATCCACAAGCTCAAGGAGGTCATGAAGGAATCGACCAACCTGGGCATGAAGACCTTCGACCAGGCGCTGTTCGAGCTCTACCAGGCCGGCGAGATTTCCTACGAGGACGCGCTGCGTTACGCCGACTCCGCGAACGAGGTGCGTCTGCGCATCAAGCTCGCCCAGGGCGGCGACGCGCGCACGCTGTCGCAGGGTCTCGATGGCGTCGAGGTGGCCGAGGTCCGCTGA